In the genome of Aureimonas sp. OT7, one region contains:
- a CDS encoding sulfatase-like hydrolase/transferase: MALYAVWFILALCLVLVPSRTGRRAAAPAIAFVLLVLLGFHLADLAIGAAYGRAFNPFVDGHLAEAGARLLAGMLGLPLLLVVILAGIVAPVSVFLLLWAVLSAATRYAAPTRRVRAWAALAALAATLALFLMPGGAAAIGTRLAELSAFRAEMAAFDAASRDTGQFDTAALSGLERRDVILVLVESYGRASFDNPRYAGAHDGIRAAAQAAGEAADIAMMSGWLTAPISGGQSWLAHATLAFGLRIGDQWRYERLLAGDRQSLLQIAAQAAYHTAAYMPAITMPWPESRRIGFDRLFASSDLGYEGQSFNWVTMPDQFTLEAFERISGGLPEPRFSQIVLISSHAPFTPIAPILPREDIGDGRIFDRWANSGDPPDIVWRDPERVRDQYRDALGYSLSVAFAFATRQAQQGRLVIVVGDHAPAGFISQIDSMDVPMHVFGPDHLLARMSEWRWAPGLRPDAAQTAWPMEAFRDRFVATFGMQKGAS, translated from the coding sequence ATGGCTCTTTACGCGGTCTGGTTCATTCTCGCGCTCTGCCTTGTTCTCGTGCCATCACGCACCGGGCGCCGCGCGGCTGCGCCCGCCATCGCCTTCGTGCTTCTGGTTCTGCTCGGTTTCCACCTTGCGGACCTTGCGATAGGGGCGGCCTATGGGCGCGCCTTCAACCCGTTCGTTGATGGGCATCTGGCAGAGGCCGGTGCGCGCCTTCTTGCCGGAATGCTCGGGCTTCCGCTCCTTCTGGTGGTCATTCTGGCCGGCATCGTTGCCCCCGTCTCGGTATTCCTGCTTCTGTGGGCCGTTCTGTCGGCAGCGACGCGTTATGCGGCACCCACCCGCCGCGTGCGTGCATGGGCGGCGCTGGCGGCCCTTGCCGCCACCCTTGCCCTGTTCCTGATGCCCGGGGGCGCGGCTGCGATCGGAACAAGGCTGGCCGAGCTATCGGCTTTCCGCGCCGAGATGGCAGCTTTCGACGCTGCTTCGCGGGATACAGGGCAGTTCGACACGGCTGCGCTGAGCGGGTTGGAGCGGCGCGACGTCATTCTGGTGCTCGTGGAAAGCTATGGGCGCGCCAGCTTCGACAACCCGCGCTACGCCGGTGCCCATGATGGTATCCGCGCCGCCGCGCAGGCTGCGGGAGAGGCGGCCGACATCGCGATGATGTCCGGTTGGCTGACCGCGCCCATATCCGGCGGCCAAAGCTGGCTTGCCCATGCGACACTGGCATTCGGGCTGCGCATCGGCGACCAATGGCGCTACGAGCGGCTTCTTGCCGGTGACCGGCAATCTCTTCTCCAGATCGCCGCACAGGCCGCGTATCATACGGCAGCCTACATGCCGGCAATTACCATGCCATGGCCCGAAAGCCGGCGCATCGGCTTCGACCGCCTGTTCGCAAGCAGCGACCTCGGCTACGAGGGGCAGAGCTTCAACTGGGTGACCATGCCGGATCAGTTCACCCTGGAGGCGTTCGAGCGTATTTCAGGCGGGCTGCCGGAGCCGCGCTTCAGCCAGATCGTGCTGATCTCTTCGCATGCGCCGTTTACCCCCATAGCCCCCATCCTGCCGCGCGAGGATATCGGCGATGGACGCATATTCGATCGATGGGCCAATTCCGGCGATCCACCCGATATCGTCTGGCGGGACCCGGAGCGTGTCCGCGACCAGTACCGCGACGCGCTCGGCTATTCCCTGTCCGTCGCTTTCGCGTTCGCGACGCGCCAGGCGCAGCAGGGCAGGCTGGTGATCGTGGTGGGGGACCATGCGCCTGCCGGCTTTATTTCGCAGATCGACTCGATGGACGTGCCGATGCACGTCTTTGGCCCGGATCATCTGCTTGCGCGGATGAGCGAGTGGCGTTGGGCACCGGGCCTGAGGCCCGACGCAGCGCAAACGGCGTGGCCGATGGAGGCGTTTCGCGATCGGTTCGTCGCGACCTTCGGTATGCAGAAAGGGGCATCCTGA
- a CDS encoding glycosyltransferase family 4 protein, which yields MASHKLAFAIPGGLEQRTGGTIYDLRVVEALSRQGWDARAIALPGAFPNPSATRMREAISLLSAVPGDEALIVDGLAFGSLNTAELARLNRPVIAMVHHPIGLEAGLPPDLACMLIARERANLQHARHVIVPSAHTADMLRRQFDVHADRVTIARPGFDNAASGGRSAAHSPLILSVGILARRKGHDVLLAALGALTDLDWQAVLAGRAHDPETATELQALLSAFGLAGRVRIAGEVPDDELAGLYGAASIFALATRYEGYGIVFGEAMRSGLPIVSCHVGAVPETVPKGAGLLVPPDDPPAFAAALRLLLENGPLRQDMAGAAHCHGAALTGWDETARIVAGVVAQMDKS from the coding sequence ATGGCATCGCACAAGCTTGCCTTCGCCATACCGGGCGGGCTGGAACAGCGCACCGGCGGGACGATCTACGACCTGCGTGTCGTCGAGGCGCTGTCGAGGCAGGGCTGGGATGCGCGGGCCATCGCACTACCGGGCGCCTTCCCCAATCCGTCCGCAACACGGATGCGCGAGGCGATATCGCTGCTGAGTGCCGTGCCGGGCGATGAGGCGCTGATCGTCGATGGCCTCGCCTTCGGGTCTCTGAATACGGCCGAGTTGGCGCGGCTGAACCGGCCTGTGATTGCCATGGTGCATCATCCCATCGGGCTGGAGGCGGGTTTGCCGCCCGACCTTGCCTGCATGCTGATTGCGCGGGAGCGCGCCAATCTGCAACACGCGCGGCATGTCATCGTGCCGAGCGCGCATACGGCAGATATGCTGCGTCGGCAGTTCGACGTTCATGCAGACAGGGTAACCATTGCGCGGCCCGGATTCGATAACGCGGCTTCTGGCGGGCGAAGTGCGGCGCATTCCCCGCTGATCCTCTCGGTCGGCATTCTTGCCCGGCGCAAGGGGCACGACGTTCTACTGGCCGCGCTTGGCGCGCTGACCGACCTCGACTGGCAGGCCGTGCTTGCCGGACGTGCGCACGATCCCGAAACGGCGACCGAGCTTCAGGCCCTGCTTAGCGCGTTCGGACTTGCGGGCCGGGTGCGCATCGCCGGGGAGGTTCCCGATGATGAACTGGCCGGCCTGTACGGCGCGGCGTCCATTTTTGCGCTGGCCACGCGCTATGAGGGCTACGGCATCGTCTTCGGAGAGGCGATGCGTTCCGGCCTGCCCATCGTGTCGTGCCATGTCGGCGCGGTACCCGAAACCGTGCCGAAGGGGGCCGGCCTTCTGGTGCCGCCGGACGACCCACCTGCCTTTGCTGCAGCCTTGCGCCTGTTGCTCGAGAACGGGCCGCTGCGTCAAGACATGGCCGGTGCCGCGCATTGCCACGGCGCGGCCCTGACCGGCTGGGACGAAACCGCGCGCATCGTTGCGGGTGTCGTTGCACAAATGGACAAATCCTGA